Proteins encoded by one window of Paenibacillus sp. DCT19:
- a CDS encoding SMI1/KNR4 family protein, which translates to MMERELLEQLNIWHEQDEYKRIIEHIHNIPESDRSYELVGQLARAYNNTGRYREAIEQLLSVHERGTNDPLWQYRLGYAYAYIASYEKALLAFERANELLPHDDSTLEFLELLRPKAAKMQQDLQRYKAERDEWERRGTLNHLRAASGTYAPASFWEQSDYALDNHVSEPFDEEMIGSIERELGYKLPASYIQLMNTQNGGVPTLTAFPTQGATSWAEDHIAITSILGIGRDKMYSLGGEFGSRFMIEDWGYPDLGIVICDCPSAGHDVVMLDYRFCGPEGEPCVVHVDQEDDYEITYLAANFEAFVRGLVDPDTFEIFDEDEQDN; encoded by the coding sequence ATGATGGAAAGAGAACTGCTAGAACAGCTGAACATCTGGCATGAACAGGACGAGTACAAGCGCATTATAGAGCATATTCATAACATCCCGGAATCTGACCGTAGTTACGAGCTAGTTGGTCAACTGGCGAGGGCTTATAACAATACGGGACGATACCGGGAGGCAATTGAGCAGTTACTATCTGTTCATGAGAGAGGAACCAATGATCCGCTCTGGCAATACCGTTTAGGGTACGCATATGCCTACATTGCGAGTTATGAAAAGGCATTATTGGCTTTTGAGCGAGCGAACGAACTTTTGCCACATGACGATTCTACGCTGGAGTTCCTCGAATTGCTCAGACCCAAAGCGGCAAAGATGCAACAGGACCTGCAACGATATAAAGCGGAACGAGATGAATGGGAACGTCGTGGGACATTGAATCACCTTAGAGCCGCCTCTGGAACCTACGCTCCTGCATCGTTCTGGGAGCAGAGCGATTATGCGTTAGATAACCATGTCTCCGAGCCTTTTGACGAGGAAATGATTGGTTCGATTGAGCGGGAATTAGGGTACAAGCTGCCTGCTTCCTACATTCAGCTGATGAATACCCAAAATGGTGGCGTTCCAACGCTCACTGCATTCCCTACTCAAGGAGCAACTTCCTGGGCCGAGGATCACATTGCGATTACAAGCATCCTGGGTATTGGACGGGATAAAATGTACTCCCTGGGCGGGGAATTCGGAAGCCGGTTCATGATTGAAGATTGGGGATACCCTGATCTCGGAATCGTGATCTGTGATTGTCCATCAGCAGGTCACGATGTTGTAATGCTGGATTATCGGTTCTGTGGCCCGGAGGGTGAGCCCTGTGTAGTTCATGTCGATCAAGAAGATGACTACG
- a CDS encoding ribonucleotide-diphosphate reductase subunit beta, with translation MQVQKIFNTEAPNQSTRIIEGECSGILNWNDIRMPHMYKLYKVLLLNHWIADEIPMSKDASQFAQLEEEEKRTFKINISLLAVLDSMQTMFVGDVKRYFTDSSLEAISAIIGQQEVVHNQSYSYVLSSIVSDQEQKEIFEYWKHDPVLLDRNRFIADIYQSFRDEPSPQTFFQAMVADLILEGIFFYSTFAFFYNLARDQKMMATSQMISYIQRDENQHCYFFAEVYKQLLIDFPELNTPENMEYVYKTIDRAVELETNWAHYTLSNVRGIDLNELEDYIKYIANKRLRLMGMEKAYEGVDVNCMPWIKPFSDEALNATKTDFFEAKSRNYGKVGDDNGFDDL, from the coding sequence ATGCAAGTACAGAAAATTTTCAATACCGAAGCCCCTAACCAATCGACACGTATCATTGAAGGCGAATGCTCAGGGATCTTGAACTGGAACGACATTCGTATGCCTCACATGTACAAATTGTACAAAGTGTTATTGCTTAACCACTGGATCGCGGACGAAATTCCGATGTCCAAAGATGCCTCACAGTTTGCGCAACTGGAAGAGGAAGAGAAACGTACATTCAAAATTAACATCTCCCTACTCGCTGTTCTTGATTCCATGCAGACGATGTTTGTTGGTGATGTTAAACGTTACTTTACCGACTCTTCACTTGAAGCGATCTCTGCAATCATTGGACAACAAGAGGTTGTTCACAACCAATCGTATTCTTACGTTCTGTCTTCCATCGTATCTGACCAAGAGCAAAAAGAAATCTTCGAATACTGGAAGCATGATCCGGTATTACTGGATCGCAATCGGTTTATCGCAGACATCTATCAAAGCTTCCGGGATGAGCCGTCTCCACAGACGTTCTTCCAAGCGATGGTTGCCGATCTGATCCTTGAAGGTATCTTCTTCTATAGTACATTCGCCTTCTTCTACAATCTGGCCCGTGACCAGAAAATGATGGCGACAAGCCAAATGATCTCTTATATTCAGCGTGATGAGAACCAACACTGCTACTTCTTCGCAGAAGTGTACAAGCAACTGTTGATCGACTTCCCAGAACTGAACACACCAGAGAACATGGAATACGTGTACAAAACGATTGACCGTGCGGTTGAGCTCGAAACGAACTGGGCACACTACACGCTCAGCAACGTTCGCGGCATTGACCTGAATGAGCTGGAAGATTACATCAAGTACATCGCTAACAAACGCCTGCGTCTGATGGGTATGGAAAAAGCGTATGAAGGCGTTGATGTAAACTGCATGCCTTGGATCAAACCATTCTCCGATGAAGCGCTGAATGCAACCAAAACAGACTTCTTCGAAGCTAAATCGCGGAATTACGGTAAAGTCGGCGACGACAACGGATTCGACGATCTGTAA
- a CDS encoding ribonucleoside-diphosphate reductase subunit alpha, which yields MPQVVTKPNNRQLAFDDMRISVYADRILGGLDMLDKERLVKGVTSKLRRDEVTGDEISNAFMMSALELVTKEEPNWKFAAARSLLTSLYKKAATNRRYKSYPDEPYGAFHPLLVDLVKKGIYREELLECYSKEQIDELAECIDYRNDLLFDYIGLLTLAERYLAHDFDGKVMELPQERYMVIAMYLMHQEPADKRMDLVKEAYWAMSNMYMTAATPTMSNAGKKVAGQLSSCFIDTVDDSLEGIFDSNTDVARLSKMGGGIGVYLGKVRARGSDIRGHKNTSSGVIPWIRQLNNTAVSVDQLGTRKGAIAVYLDVFHKDILAFLDLKLNNGDERMRAHDVFHGVCLPDLFMERVASRGEWNLFCPHETKKVMGWKDENGRALGLEDFYDESFGEGTFRQKYEEAVNHPLLSRITVQAIDIMKRVMKSQLETGTPYMFYRDTVNRSNPNSAHGMVYSSNLCTEIMQNQSATVVEKEELVTKDGQTRIVISKVPGDFVVCNLNSIHLARAVPHNVLERLVPIQVRMLDNVIDINNIEVLQAQYTNSQYRAVGLGTFGLHHLLALEGIRWESEEAVTYNDNLYEKINYLLVKASMELSKEKGHYPKFKGSDWESGKYFDQREYTSGERVGEFVTTEQWKDLQAEVQQNGVRNAWMFAIAPNGSTSIIAGSTASIDPLYELLSYEEKTTYKIANPAPDLSDKTIWYYKTAFLVDQHASINMASARQRHVDQGQSFNLYVRPDIKATEFLELHLHAWRAGLKSTYYVRSRALTIEECDSCAS from the coding sequence ATGCCACAAGTTGTGACCAAGCCGAACAACCGCCAGCTTGCCTTTGACGATATGCGTATCTCTGTATACGCCGACCGTATTCTGGGTGGACTAGACATGCTGGACAAGGAACGTCTGGTAAAAGGAGTGACGAGCAAGCTCCGCCGTGATGAAGTTACCGGGGACGAGATCAGTAATGCTTTTATGATGAGCGCACTGGAGCTCGTAACCAAAGAGGAGCCAAACTGGAAGTTTGCAGCTGCACGCTCCCTACTTACTTCTCTATACAAAAAAGCGGCAACCAACCGTAGATATAAATCTTATCCGGACGAGCCTTACGGTGCATTCCACCCTCTCCTCGTAGATCTTGTGAAGAAAGGGATCTATCGCGAAGAACTGCTCGAATGCTATAGCAAAGAACAGATTGACGAGTTGGCGGAATGCATTGACTACCGCAACGATCTGTTGTTCGACTACATCGGCTTGCTCACATTGGCAGAACGTTACCTCGCTCACGATTTTGATGGAAAAGTGATGGAATTGCCTCAAGAACGTTACATGGTTATTGCGATGTACCTGATGCACCAAGAGCCTGCAGACAAACGGATGGATCTAGTTAAAGAAGCCTACTGGGCTATGAGCAACATGTACATGACGGCTGCTACACCAACGATGTCCAATGCAGGTAAAAAGGTAGCCGGACAACTGTCCAGTTGCTTCATCGACACGGTTGACGACTCCCTCGAAGGAATCTTCGATTCCAACACAGATGTTGCACGTCTAAGCAAAATGGGCGGCGGCATCGGCGTGTACCTCGGTAAAGTCAGAGCACGTGGTTCGGACATCCGCGGTCACAAAAACACAAGTTCAGGCGTTATCCCTTGGATTCGCCAACTGAACAACACAGCAGTTAGCGTAGACCAACTCGGAACTCGTAAAGGTGCGATTGCCGTATATCTGGATGTCTTCCACAAAGACATTCTGGCATTCCTTGACCTGAAGCTGAATAATGGTGACGAGCGGATGCGTGCGCATGACGTATTCCACGGTGTATGTCTGCCTGACTTGTTCATGGAACGTGTAGCAAGCCGCGGCGAATGGAATCTGTTCTGCCCACACGAAACGAAGAAAGTTATGGGCTGGAAAGACGAGAATGGTCGTGCTCTCGGACTTGAAGACTTCTATGACGAGTCCTTCGGCGAAGGAACATTCCGTCAGAAGTACGAAGAGGCTGTTAATCACCCACTATTGTCCCGGATTACGGTTCAAGCGATTGACATCATGAAACGTGTAATGAAATCCCAGCTGGAAACAGGCACACCATACATGTTCTACCGTGATACGGTTAACCGTTCTAACCCGAACAGCGCTCATGGCATGGTTTACTCTTCCAACCTGTGTACCGAAATTATGCAGAACCAATCTGCTACTGTAGTAGAAAAGGAAGAACTGGTAACGAAAGACGGACAAACACGTATCGTTATTTCCAAAGTACCTGGCGACTTCGTTGTCTGCAACCTGAACTCCATTCACTTGGCACGTGCCGTGCCTCATAATGTGTTGGAGCGTCTGGTACCCATCCAGGTTCGTATGCTGGACAACGTCATCGACATTAACAATATTGAAGTACTGCAAGCCCAATACACGAACAGTCAATACCGTGCAGTCGGTCTGGGAACATTCGGACTCCATCACTTGCTTGCGCTTGAAGGCATCCGTTGGGAGTCTGAAGAGGCTGTTACGTATAACGACAATCTGTATGAGAAAATTAACTACCTTCTGGTTAAAGCCAGCATGGAGTTGTCCAAAGAAAAAGGACATTATCCGAAATTCAAAGGCTCTGACTGGGAAAGTGGTAAATACTTCGACCAACGCGAGTACACTTCCGGTGAGCGCGTAGGTGAATTCGTAACGACAGAACAATGGAAAGACCTGCAAGCTGAAGTACAACAAAACGGGGTACGTAACGCTTGGATGTTCGCCATTGCACCAAACGGATCGACTTCTATTATTGCCGGCTCTACAGCCAGCATCGATCCATTGTACGAACTGTTGTCTTATGAAGAGAAAACAACATACAAAATTGCAAACCCGGCACCGGATCTGTCCGACAAAACGATCTGGTACTACAAAACAGCCTTCCTGGTGGATCAGCATGCTTCCATTAATATGGCTTCTGCTCGCCAACGTCACGTTGACCAAGGCCAAAGCTTCAACCTGTACGTTCGTCCAGACATCAAAGCGACGGAGTTCCTGGAACTGCATTTGCACGCTTGGAGAGCTGGCTTGAAATCTACGTATTATGTGCGTAGCCGTGCATTAACGATTGAAGAATGTGATTCTTGCGCAAGCTGA
- a CDS encoding MTH1187 family thiamine-binding protein, whose amino-acid sequence MAIAEVTVIPIGTGTTSLSSYVADMQKVLEHQRGITYQLTSMSTIIEGPLNEVFTAIAALHEAPFLSGAQRVSTSVKIDDRRDKPDASSIQKLQSVNDKLASMPQRPN is encoded by the coding sequence ATGGCCATAGCAGAGGTAACAGTCATTCCAATTGGAACAGGCACGACGAGTCTGAGCAGTTATGTCGCAGACATGCAGAAGGTGTTGGAACATCAGCGGGGCATTACATATCAACTTACCTCAATGAGCACCATTATCGAAGGGCCGCTTAACGAAGTCTTCACGGCGATTGCAGCTCTGCACGAAGCTCCGTTTCTATCAGGCGCCCAGCGCGTCTCCACTTCCGTCAAGATTGATGATCGTCGTGATAAGCCAGATGCCTCAAGCATACAGAAGCTGCAGTCGGTGAATGACAAGCTCGCATCTATGCCACAACGCCCGAATTAA
- a CDS encoding PsbP-related protein, protein MKKLISILALAALLSACGNTETPKTADTTTPETTAATETAPVETVSAEATKFATYNGEGFSFSYPEDWKSVDTSQWNAPAIKAAFSDQSSSAQFADNINFTIEASASGSVDPEEFANNTANYYLQNGSSIGISEYKKTNYTNKPYKEYNAGILEGTYKNNTGTEVVLVQYMIPSSTDLYSMTLTYAKDSYDQDEVNQIIDSLSISASLDQTPNANAAGVAVADFFNSLTPYVTSDTGVLDQTSYDFFAKHSDLFPASTAELRKNVKGLVDSNVTTRHLNKNVANYYEKFVKVSGQVVQVEEDNSLGSTFSIVLVMDDNGNYITALYPATTGDLLDGDFATVIGLPITNYSFQNVGGGFTNSTLIGASLVVAD, encoded by the coding sequence ATGAAAAAGCTTATTTCAATTTTAGCCTTAGCTGCATTGCTTAGTGCATGCGGTAATACAGAAACACCAAAAACAGCCGATACTACAACTCCAGAGACAACTGCTGCGACTGAAACTGCCCCTGTTGAGACGGTCTCTGCTGAAGCTACTAAGTTCGCTACATATAATGGGGAAGGTTTCTCATTCTCATATCCAGAAGACTGGAAAAGTGTAGATACTAGCCAATGGAATGCACCAGCAATAAAAGCTGCGTTCTCGGATCAATCATCATCAGCCCAATTTGCAGATAATATTAATTTCACGATTGAAGCAAGTGCATCCGGTTCAGTTGATCCTGAAGAATTCGCCAATAACACGGCTAACTATTATTTGCAAAATGGTTCCTCGATCGGTATCTCTGAGTATAAAAAGACTAACTACACCAACAAACCTTACAAAGAATATAACGCAGGTATTTTAGAGGGAACATATAAAAATAACACTGGCACAGAAGTGGTTCTTGTTCAATATATGATTCCGTCCAGTACAGATCTCTACAGCATGACGTTAACTTATGCCAAGGATTCTTACGACCAAGATGAAGTGAATCAAATCATCGACTCCTTGAGCATTTCTGCTTCTCTGGATCAAACGCCAAATGCTAACGCTGCTGGAGTTGCTGTTGCCGATTTTTTCAATAGCTTAACGCCATATGTCACATCTGATACAGGTGTATTAGATCAAACTTCTTATGATTTCTTCGCAAAACATAGCGATCTATTCCCTGCAAGTACTGCAGAACTTCGCAAAAATGTAAAAGGTCTCGTAGACTCAAACGTAACGACTCGACATCTGAATAAAAATGTAGCCAACTATTACGAAAAATTTGTGAAGGTTAGTGGGCAAGTCGTTCAAGTCGAAGAAGATAATTCTCTGGGTTCAACGTTCTCTATCGTTCTCGTTATGGATGATAATGGAAACTATATTACAGCATTGTACCCTGCAACAACTGGAGATTTGCTTGATGGAGATTTTGCTACAGTAATCGGTTTGCCTATTACGAACTACTCCTTCCAGAATGTTGGTGGCGGCTTTACTAATTCCACTCTCATTGGGGCTTCTTTGGTAGTAGCAGACTAA
- a CDS encoding helix-turn-helix domain-containing protein has translation MSTLGERIKHLRELKGLSQKDLSEKTQLTIVQLSRYETNHRKPDPDALSRLVTVLETSADYLIGLNSEPLKSSTRELNAKFSSYMSHPIYGVFLKEFLDAPDQLKNETKHFFEFITHNYEGLESKQDQIQDDIRKNPIRWGTH, from the coding sequence ATGTCAACACTGGGTGAACGCATCAAACATTTAAGGGAACTTAAGGGGCTGTCTCAAAAGGATTTATCAGAAAAAACACAGCTCACTATAGTTCAATTGTCCCGGTACGAAACTAACCATAGAAAGCCAGACCCTGATGCCTTGTCTCGTTTGGTAACAGTTTTGGAGACAAGTGCCGATTATCTTATCGGTCTAAACTCAGAACCATTGAAAAGCTCAACTAGGGAATTAAACGCGAAGTTTTCCTCTTATATGAGTCATCCTATCTATGGTGTCTTTTTAAAAGAGTTTCTCGACGCACCAGATCAACTTAAGAATGAGACTAAACATTTTTTTGAATTTATCACGCACAATTATGAAGGATTAGAATCAAAGCAAGATCAAATACAAGACGATATTAGAAAAAATCCCATCCGATGGGGAACACACTAG
- a CDS encoding dihydroorotate dehydrogenase gives MSGVVGGYGGWTSTGAILVLFILLVIITKAFLV, from the coding sequence ATGAGTGGAGTTGTAGGTGGATACGGCGGCTGGACGTCTACTGGTGCGATTCTGGTTTTGTTCATTCTGTTGGTTATCATCACTAAGGCATTCCTCGTTTAA
- a CDS encoding YjcZ family sporulation protein — protein MSEVVGGVGYGGWTSTGAILVLFILLVIITKSFWV, from the coding sequence ATGAGCGAAGTAGTTGGAGGCGTAGGATACGGCGGCTGGACATCCACTGGTGCGATCCTGGTTTTGTTCATTCTCCTCGTAATCATCACTAAATCCTTCTGGGTATAA
- a CDS encoding RNA polymerase sigma factor, with the protein MTESMDDSRLMRQIAERDASALELLYDRYERAVYSFAYRIVGDPMTAEETVQELFLRVWNNAERYEASQGKLTTWMFAITRNIAVDMLRRKSKGAATTTVEQETLTAYADEYTNTEAEVERKWEGTRIKEALSQLNGDQQQVIESIYYAGLTQQEVSSRFGIPLGTVKSRVRLAMRQLQKLLADAELHSDTGREGIHP; encoded by the coding sequence ATGACAGAATCGATGGATGACAGCAGATTAATGCGTCAGATTGCAGAGCGAGATGCTTCGGCGCTGGAGCTTTTATATGACCGCTACGAGCGGGCTGTATATTCCTTTGCTTATCGGATCGTGGGTGATCCCATGACGGCAGAGGAAACGGTTCAAGAGCTGTTCTTGCGTGTCTGGAATAACGCTGAACGATATGAGGCCTCACAGGGGAAGCTGACCACATGGATGTTTGCGATCACACGCAATATTGCAGTGGACATGCTGAGGCGTAAGTCCAAAGGGGCAGCCACAACGACGGTGGAGCAAGAGACACTGACGGCGTATGCCGATGAATATACGAATACAGAAGCAGAAGTAGAACGTAAATGGGAAGGCACTCGAATTAAGGAAGCACTATCCCAGTTAAACGGTGATCAGCAACAGGTGATTGAATCGATCTATTATGCCGGGTTAACGCAACAGGAGGTATCCAGCAGATTCGGGATTCCGCTAGGTACAGTGAAGAGCCGTGTCAGGCTTGCGATGAGACAGCTACAGAAGCTGCTCGCCGATGCTGAATTGCATTCAGACACGGGAAGGGAGGGCATACATCCATGA
- a CDS encoding anti-sigma factor yields the protein MVDQGDTPQNAGTFLSHDGTGAVYYTLESGNDYDTVAITLEPDALGDQPRGTMILAAKIKG from the coding sequence ATGGTTGATCAAGGGGATACCCCGCAGAATGCCGGAACCTTCCTAAGTCACGATGGCACAGGGGCCGTGTATTACACCCTAGAATCAGGGAATGATTATGATACCGTAGCGATTACGCTAGAGCCGGATGCACTGGGTGATCAGCCGCGAGGTACGATGATTTTAGCTGCTAAAATAAAAGGATAA
- a CDS encoding HD-GYP domain-containing protein, whose amino-acid sequence MLVVVLGAGFALVGSWLLIRDVRDPVADLTKEMNRIQEGDLGRRAPDLYADEFSALISGFNMMINRLEMRQERNRQLLQSYFSTLAAALDARDKYTAGHSMRVAEYSILIGKLSGMNEEQADLLYKSALLHDIGKIGIPDEVLLKDGKLSEEEFAIIKTHPVLGENILLQIEPIDAMADFLPGVRSHHERYDGKGYPDGKAGLDIPLFGRIIAVADAFDAMTSDRPYRNGMSYEKALMILEEGKGSQWDPYFAGLFIDEWRRQQHLQKPSEQGIS is encoded by the coding sequence GTGCTCGTTGTTGTGTTAGGGGCGGGATTCGCCCTTGTGGGCAGTTGGCTGCTTATCCGCGACGTACGGGATCCTGTTGCTGATCTAACCAAAGAGATGAATCGAATCCAGGAAGGCGATCTGGGGAGAAGGGCTCCTGATTTGTATGCAGATGAATTTTCTGCGTTGATATCTGGATTTAATATGATGATTAACCGGCTGGAGATGAGACAGGAGCGTAATAGACAGCTGCTTCAGAGTTATTTCTCAACGCTAGCTGCTGCCTTGGATGCACGGGATAAATACACGGCTGGTCATTCCATGCGGGTCGCAGAATATTCAATTCTGATCGGGAAGCTTAGTGGAATGAATGAAGAGCAGGCTGACCTATTGTACAAATCCGCATTGCTGCATGATATCGGTAAGATTGGTATACCTGATGAAGTTCTGTTGAAGGATGGCAAACTTAGTGAAGAGGAATTCGCAATTATTAAAACCCATCCTGTGCTGGGAGAGAATATTTTGCTACAGATCGAACCAATTGATGCCATGGCGGACTTTCTACCTGGCGTCAGATCCCACCATGAACGGTACGATGGCAAAGGTTATCCGGATGGTAAGGCAGGACTCGATATCCCCCTCTTTGGCCGCATTATTGCAGTAGCGGATGCATTTGATGCGATGACCTCGGATCGTCCCTATCGGAACGGGATGAGCTATGAGAAAGCGTTAATGATTCTAGAAGAAGGAAAAGGATCCCAATGGGATCCCTATTTCGCAGGTTTATTTATTGACGAGTGGAGAAGGCAACAGCATCTTCAGAAACCGTCGGAGCAGGGGATCAGCTGA
- a CDS encoding phosphatase PAP2 family protein, whose translation MQLLKSKSYWLSLSLMLSLAVMGMFYDILNSPERGFVVLNSPIDRMIPFVPAMSIPYLGWYPFVFGVLAYLCAKDRLMYYRVLLSMNICVWICYLIYFNFQTMVPRPELTGTGLGASVLGWLYSQDRPYNCFPSIHALHSYLVMRAVLSVPSIRKSIKRWVAGGAALIIVSTLLIKQHVIYDALGAIILGECIFTIITGLALHRRRRKESKWTQGIS comes from the coding sequence GTGCAATTATTAAAAAGTAAATCCTACTGGCTGTCGCTAAGCTTGATGTTATCCTTGGCTGTCATGGGAATGTTCTACGATATTCTGAATAGCCCAGAACGCGGATTCGTTGTACTGAACTCCCCGATCGACCGCATGATTCCCTTCGTGCCCGCGATGTCCATTCCTTATTTGGGTTGGTATCCGTTTGTATTTGGAGTATTGGCGTATCTGTGTGCCAAGGATCGACTCATGTATTACCGCGTCTTGTTGTCCATGAACATTTGTGTCTGGATCTGTTATCTCATTTATTTTAACTTTCAGACGATGGTTCCGCGCCCAGAGCTAACGGGTACAGGTCTCGGTGCATCTGTTCTCGGATGGCTCTACAGCCAGGATCGTCCATATAATTGTTTCCCGAGCATTCATGCGCTTCATTCTTATCTTGTCATGCGCGCTGTACTCTCTGTCCCGAGTATCCGCAAATCTATTAAACGATGGGTAGCTGGAGGGGCTGCGCTCATTATCGTATCCACACTGTTGATCAAACAACATGTCATCTATGATGCACTGGGTGCAATCATTCTCGGCGAATGCATTTTCACAATCATCACTGGCCTGGCTCTCCATCGCCGGCGCAGAAAAGAATCGAAATGGACGCAAGGGATCAGCTGA
- a CDS encoding ATP-binding protein, producing MQFSKMFVLNMGMLITIAYLASVFYKYIVIRASSRVKQISSVLLLIFAGWISTVFGFQLTEEVVFDLRYVPLIVAVLTYRQPYSVILIGVGIGLSRLTFGITDATMAAVINMSMLGVMCAGLNIWMRRSSYRLIVKGIIVTLIVNVVNSINIAIVGVIPAAYFFSHIMPYTLPTGIVLSLIFAFILRDFQNEQSRILLIQSTNRLLSVQKEELQKAQIVLEDRAKQLMIASQYKSEFLANMSHELRTPLNSVINFAQMISENADTMDQEDIVRFATMIDHSGQELLTLINDILDLSKVEAGRLDIVLEDISIAQLTEDVMSHFQLVAEKKGVELVMERKKGVPETLWSDPQRVQQILRNLMSNAIKFTPQGTVQLTVSTEQSNKLSRPGRWLVFAVKDTGIGISADQFESIFEAFQQADGSISRKFGGTGLGLSISRDLARLLDGNIQLESVEGKGSTFRLYLPLNREKMG from the coding sequence ATGCAATTTTCAAAAATGTTCGTACTGAATATGGGAATGCTGATTACGATTGCATATCTCGCTAGTGTTTTCTATAAATACATCGTAATACGTGCTTCCTCTCGGGTGAAACAGATCAGTTCGGTGCTGCTTCTCATTTTTGCAGGTTGGATCAGTACGGTTTTTGGCTTCCAGCTCACAGAAGAAGTGGTTTTTGATCTTCGGTATGTTCCTCTCATTGTTGCCGTTCTGACGTATAGGCAACCCTATAGCGTCATCCTCATTGGTGTGGGAATCGGGTTATCGAGACTAACGTTTGGCATTACAGATGCTACGATGGCAGCCGTTATTAACATGTCCATGCTGGGTGTAATGTGTGCGGGTTTAAATATATGGATGAGACGCAGCAGCTACAGACTGATCGTTAAAGGCATTATTGTCACACTCATCGTTAATGTGGTCAACAGTATCAATATCGCGATTGTAGGCGTGATTCCTGCGGCATACTTTTTCTCACATATCATGCCGTATACACTTCCTACAGGTATCGTGCTAAGCCTTATTTTTGCCTTCATCTTGCGTGATTTCCAGAACGAACAGAGTCGCATTTTACTTATACAGAGTACGAACCGGTTGTTATCCGTGCAAAAAGAAGAATTGCAGAAAGCGCAGATCGTGCTGGAGGATCGCGCCAAACAATTGATGATCGCCTCGCAATACAAGTCTGAATTCCTCGCTAATATGTCTCATGAATTGCGTACGCCATTGAACAGTGTCATTAACTTTGCTCAGATGATCAGTGAGAATGCGGATACGATGGATCAGGAGGATATCGTACGTTTTGCAACGATGATCGATCATTCTGGTCAAGAGTTATTAACGTTAATCAACGATATATTGGATCTATCCAAAGTAGAGGCGGGCAGACTCGACATCGTATTGGAGGATATCAGTATCGCCCAATTGACGGAGGATGTTATGAGTCACTTTCAATTGGTCGCGGAGAAAAAAGGCGTCGAGCTTGTGATGGAGCGCAAAAAAGGTGTACCCGAGACATTATGGTCAGATCCCCAGCGTGTTCAGCAGATCTTGCGAAACCTGATGTCGAATGCCATCAAATTCACCCCTCAGGGTACGGTGCAGTTGACGGTGAGTACTGAACAATCGAACAAGCTCTCAAGACCAGGACGCTGGCTTGTATTCGCGGTCAAAGATACAGGGATCGGCATCTCGGCAGATCAATTTGAGTCTATATTTGAAGCATTTCAACAAGCGGATGGCTCCATTAGTCGTAAATTTGGCGGTACGGGATTGGGTCTGTCCATCAGCCGAGATTTGGCACGTTTGCTGGACGGAAACATCCAGTTGGAGAGCGTGGAGGGCAAGGGAAGTACATTCCGGTTATACCTTCCGCTTAATCGTGAAAAAATGGGTTGA